In Ahaetulla prasina isolate Xishuangbanna chromosome 6, ASM2864084v1, whole genome shotgun sequence, a single window of DNA contains:
- the MAP6D1 gene encoding MAP6 domain-containing protein 1: protein MAWPCISRVCCLARFWNQLDKSDLAVPLTIHNYSDIEEGAEAGAGGSPQQPRVPSGGTASSRPQAPPRAASALPVSASAPSLRDNLVVVKRPSKKSGGRHRKEPFAAETQYQQDFRAWPLQKRDTLPWLGECRKAEPTRAPPAAGAPAASPHADILAGSRVYVLPAARQEVSNKDVGSRQVWPSSSPPGIARTSYRHEYHPWSAGKRSRPTKTTQGFIIPEDHFVQESSYKSDFKIPEAKTKFSSNPSAVFQAPSHILSI from the exons ATGGCTTGGCCCTGCATCAGCCGAGTGTGCTGCCTGGCGCGCTTCTGGAACCAGCTGGACAAGTCGGATCTGGCCGTGCCGCTCACCATCCACAATTACTCCGACATCGAAGAAGGGGCGGAAGCGGGCGCTGGAGGCAGCCCTCAGCAGCCCCGGGTCCCGTCCGGAGGCACCGCCAGCAGCCGACCCCAAGCCCCTCCGCGGGCAGCCTCTGCCCTGCCGGTCTCCGCGTCCGCCCCCTCGTTGCGGGACAACCTGGTCGTTGTCAAGAGGCCGTCGAAAAAAAGCGGGGGCAGGCACCGGAAGGAGCCCTTCGCCGCAGAGACTCAGTACCAGCAGGATTTTCGAGCGTGGCCGCTGCAGAAGAGAGACACCCTGCCCTGGCTTGGGGAGTGTCGGAAAGCTGAACCCACGCGGGCACCTCCGGCCGCGGGAGCCCCTGCCGCCTCTCCCCACGCTGACATCCTGGCAGGGTCTCGCGTGTACGTGCTGCCGGCGGCAAGGCAGGAGGTGAGCAATAAGGACGTTGGCTCCAGACAGGTGTGGCCTTCCTCCTCGCCTCCAGGTATCGCCAGGACTTCTTACAG ACATGAATATCACCCATGGTCTGCAGGAAAACGATCCAGGCCTACAAAGACAACACAAGGGTTCATTATTCCAGAAGATCACTTTGTGCAAGAATCTAGCTACAAGTCAGACTTTAAG ATTCCAGAAGCAAAGACAAAGTTTTCTTCAAATCCTTCTGCTGTTTTCCAGGCGCCATCTCACATTCTCAGTATATGA